The following proteins come from a genomic window of Miscanthus floridulus cultivar M001 chromosome 2, ASM1932011v1, whole genome shotgun sequence:
- the LOC136538946 gene encoding protein S40-4-like, with product MAGRSSLSPHRLFAPAVHPVGGADHGVELDEADVLWGGGGGGCGCPASSSPSSSSSFLSSAADPYARSPPVAAPSKQKPRSAGSGAPAPGPASVPVNIPDWSKILGAEYAGSCAGARAAGWAAHDDLADAFTDDVVGCGGIGARRWVPPHEVVQGRERAAASFSMREGVGRTLKGRDLRRVRNAIWEKTGFQD from the coding sequence ATGGCCGGCCGGAGCAGCCTCTCGCCGCACCGGCTGTTCGCGCCGGCGGTGCACCCTGTGGGGGGCGCTGACCATGGCGTGGAGCTAGACGAGGCCGACGTCCtctggggcggcggcggcggcggctgcggctgccCGGCGTCGTCCTCGCCGTCTTCGTCGTCGTCGTTCCTGTCCTCCGCGGCCGACCCGTACGCGCGGTCGCCGCCGGTGGCCGCGCCGTCCAAGCAGAAGCCTCGTAGCGCGGGTAGTGGCGCTCCGGCTCCGGGGCCGGCGTCGGTGCCCGTCAACATCCCGGACTGGTCCAAGATCCTGGGCGCCGAATACGCCGGGAGCTGCGCTGGGGCGCGCGCGGCCGGGTGGGCGGCGCACGACGACCTCGCGGACGCGTTCACCGACGACGTCGTGGGCTGCGGCGGAATCGGGGCCCGGCGCTGGGTGCCGCCCCACGAGGTGGTGCAGGGCCGGGAGCGCGCGGCAGCGTCCTTCTCCATGCGCGAGGGCGTGGGTCGCACGCTCAAGGGCCGCGACCTCCGCCGCGTCCGCAACGCCATCTGGGAGAAGACCGGCTTCCAGGACTGA
- the LOC136536619 gene encoding uncharacterized protein: protein MPGAPRGESGSTGAGGTAAAAEAGGGVRQGGRGDRGAGEGRWSRRGRPAAGNGAALGGGAAAGRGAPARRGASAVGRGAARVGGGVAVGRGLSTVARRDGARRSRGAGAAARAAALL, encoded by the coding sequence ATGCCCGGGGCTCCGCGTGGCGAGTctggctcgacgggcgcgggaggcacggcggccgcggccgaggccggcggtggagtgCGGCAAGGCGGGCGAGGGGACCGGGGCGCAGGCGAGGGGCGCTGGTCGCGGCGCGGGCGGCCAGCCGCGGGCAATGGCGCGGCGCTGGGGGGCGGCGCGGCCGCGGGGCGCGGCGCTCCTGCACGCCGAGGCGCGTCGGCCgtggggcgcggcgcggcgcgggtggGGGGTGGCGTGGCCGTGGGGCGCGGGCTGTCCACGGTGGCGCGACGCGATGGCGCTCGGCGGTCTCGGGGCGCAGGCGccgcggcgcgggcggcggctcTGCTCTGA